ttttataatttatttttccctttatttattattagaaCTATTGTATTGAcataataacttttttttgcaaataaATGATTTTCCCAAAATTAGAATAATTAGTAGATAAACatcaataaaaatgttaattattctcttaatatataaacaaatgtTTTATCTACATTATCTGAATTCTATACTCTATGTAAAAACAGTATATaggaatattaaaaaatcacatatttttttattattattaaatttattggaaataaatttatttaatttttcatatatattgaattatatatcattagcATTTGTGAgtgaatataaattataatatttttgttaatgttattttattataaataacataaagatataaattatataatatatttttaatgttattttttgttgattacattttaaaatgaaataatgtcatatttattttactaagttcttatgaaaaaataaaaaaattaaaataaaataaaatatcatttatCATTAGGAGTATATTATAAGattgataaattttttcttattgcatatatttcatttttactaaTCTATATCATGGaacgaaaaattaaaataaactttttatttataatttttatatttatcattttaatttGGATATGTTATTTTGATAATGATACGGTaagataatattatttaatgatatttgtgttattcatattttttgcgtcatattattatcattactttgttagaaaaaatttatatattttttaaaccatggatatttatttttttagagtatcgataatgaatatttgtataaaaagTACTTTtctgatataaaaatagttacAAGATCATATCGATTACTAGGAAAGCATAAGCAGGAAAAATGTTCagatattgtatatataaaaggtgATACACCAACTATCAAGGAATACCAAAAATTGAATACttataatagtataaaagtaaacaaaggcataaataaaaagcaaaatgaatgttcattatataatgcAGGAGGTTATGAAAATGGTAGGAgaagtaaaaattttgtgCACTACGGAAGAAATTCAAAAttaggaaaaagaaaattcgACAAAATATACTATAGAAATACACTTAGGAATTCTACTATTGCAGATTTTAAGTTTTTAAGAGATGttacaaaagaaaaagcagttcttatttgtattttattgaGCTTCCATGCAATAAGTGGAATACTACTATGTTTTTTAAACCCCCACAAAACACTAGGTAATATTTCTGTGTTTTGGTATAATCGAGCATTTGTAggatattacatatttacatttatagtTATACTATCCTTTATTTATCTCTTCAGGATAATTGCAAAGtatataaagataataaataagaaacgTGAAATACACAATACGGCGTATCCTTCtattagtaaaatttttcataacagttataatatataattccataagaaatatatacaaataacatatctaaataaaattataatttataaaatcaaATATGCATATCTGGATTTGTTAATGagcaaaagtaaaaatatgcttttttattttttttgttatattaaatgttataatgttttttacaTTGAATTTTAAGTTATCTTTTGACCTTGATTTGATGTTATTATCCATAAAcctatttgtttatttattaagatttttttgaaaaatatatatgggtaaatatatattagtaatattaatataatttttgttgaTATCTTTTTTCCGTTTTTAGTGTTCACTGTAAAAATAgccttaattatttttgcttaATCTGTTTCTAGAATTAAGCGATTATTTGTTGTGTAAATAGAAGAACATATTATTggtttataattaaaaataagattgTCTTGTTTATTACATGATGAAAAGTAtttaatagtttttttttgtatggatatatatatatatttaaaaataaaaacaaattttatgtttattctACATGTAAGATTTAagataaatacattataaaacacatttttttataaagtctttcttaaaattttttttatttttttgaatggTCTAAATATGaagttatatacatatcaaAATATTCTTTCTAAATGTATTTCTGAGATTAGGTCTTAtggtaaatatttaaattttaccttggatgcaattttttttatctattttgtTAACTTAtgtgtattatttaatatacaattaattcttttttaaaaagtaaaaaaataaatttcgaaattttgaaaaaatttaatatttttttatttacatacataataaaaaaaaggttaaaaGGAATACAATTTGAactattaaattatttttttaatatgcaaaaattatttttttattccaatattatttctttaaaatataaataaaaataatttttttattactgaaactgttttttttataataattaaattattaataatatatgtagaatttttatgtgaaataagaaaatgtttcttataaattagttatgttaaaaatatttttaattgatattacataaataaatcatTAACGAAGAATtgctttattaattttatagttTTCTTTTACTGTATCTCGTTATAAAATTCGCTATATATACGTAGTTTAATAGAtcattaaaacaaaaaaaaaaaaaaattattataaaataaaaaaacttaaacgatgtctttatattaatatgaattACAAAGAATAATCTGAGTAATTATTTCCGAATTAAATTTAAGattactataaatatataggtattgaaaataaaattaaatatctaATTATcatctatatattaatatatatactttttatatgaatatgtcGATATTccaataataatgtataatttcaatactacatatttttttgttttattattctgAACGTGGTATTATGTATAATCTAATAAATCGCATatctaaattaataattaaaattcaGGTATATAATGAAATCCTAGGTCATACATagttatatgaaataatttagaCGTATAAGTATTCTGAAATTTCTAattgaataattataacagaATATGAAAATGTTCCATGATGAATAACGGGATTCTCATTTCaaaacatttaatttattttaaaacgtatatataagAGTTTCAATGgacattataaaaatggatTCCATGAAGAaatttgaagaaaaaaattacccttaattttttctgatccttttatattatcatgttactttctaatatatttaccaAATATTTCCTGCATTTTTCCATTTGTTTAATGtacataataatgaaatgtggaaatataaatagcatttgttaatatagtaatatatttttgtgaaaatattacaattataaagatgtgttatgtatattttttatttatcgtATATCGATTTGTTTACTCCTCTTAGATaccaaaatataaaagtgtattaatggaaaaaaaacaaattaagtACAGTGATCTAGAAAAACATATTcatgaattattaaataatggaTATCATTGTTACTATTTGAATTTAATCACCAACAGAATTAATCTCCTTAAGATcaattatctttatttttactaccGTGCaatgtataatatgtattatttgaAGACAACAAAGTTAAAagttttgtataattttttaaaaatgtaattctATATAATTGCAAGGAAACaacgaataataaaattttaaaataaagttagttataaataaaatacatttattttttatttattgaataatggttttattttaattgttttatttttttttatataataatattataagttttttgtttcatatttatttttctaatttttttgtcttttttccttttttaataattagttaataaattttacttcATATTATTGTGTAAGAAAATCAATATTTACTGAATATTCTTGCgttatttatttaagttttaaaattattgtttttttagtTTGAAGAAGATAGAATATATAACTGGATTTTTGTGTTACTGTCTCTTACAGTAGTATTTTATTCATGTTATACATTTctttgtataaattttatgacattatttttgtaatatttatacaccTGCAATCGTTATTTTGCTTTTAGTGtgtcttatttattaatctATTACTCACTTAAATGTAGCATTTATATCATtgaatatacaattttttaatgcataTAACATATACTGTAGTATTTGTATTAAACAACTCCTTGAGGTTGATAACCTACATTATGAAAACTTTCTTCATAATTTCTACTTACTTCTTCACATGTGTTTACTAAggattctctttttttttcttctacttCAATAAATTgaactatttttttcctttgtaaACGACTATATAACCATGATTTTATAGGAGTAAACTATATGGAAGTAAaagaatatgtatatatatatactaaaatgtgttatttcattttattattttttttgtttgtaaaaatgaattatactAATTATTGTacaatattcataataattattataattattattaacctTATATAATAGGAATAAAGTAAAAGTTGCTATTAATACAGTAAGAGTTATTAAACTGgcaaaaaatacataattctttttaGGTTCTAAAATTCTTGGTACATTAGGACAAGcagttatatttatcatttgtttattatatgcTTCCCTAAAATTGTTTAACTCCTCACAAAATTCATTACTATTACTTTCTTCACACTCAATATAATATCTAATATATAAGTCATAACATCCTTGAGCACTGTGACAATTAACACTTTGAGttgcttcatttttaataaaattgttaaacTTTTCATATAAGTCATAAAGTTCATTAAGTTTTGTTAAAGTAGTTTTAtcaatttgttttatatattgctCACATATATGATCAAGTTTGGAAGAAAATTCATTATATCCATTAAACCAACTAGAtaacttattatatttttctttattatttatccAGTAATTCAAGTATTTACAACGTCTTATTCTTTCAGAAAAATAATCCTGctgtattttcattaaatacaCGCCAATTTCTTGACAAGGTTCTGTAAAGTTATGATCATGCGTAAGTATTGTAGCACATGTTCTTCCAGAATTTAGTTTAGAAgatttatcattaaaatcTTGAATAGTCTTATCAAAATCCTTTTTGTATCTAAGAAATAATTCCACGGAATTatcctaaaaataaaataaattaataataacatttaaataagcaaaatcccgcttatttgaaatatatatttatctatttctATAACAAAGAGATCTTGaatacaatattatatataattaatataatataaatataacttttacattttctaCTGTAACTGCTGATGCCATtgtataaaagaatatatgaattaaataaaataaattatatcgATATCAtgttaatacatatacaaataaaagaaatgctCCATAgtacatttgtatatattatattccttttgtcatgtataaaatttaaaaagaaattcctTAGAAAAAAGActcaattaatttttacttaatattaTAGGAATAAAGTACATTctctataatataaaataaaagtctttaattattaatataataatttggaaaaatatattactttattgtaattaaaaaaaatttatacagaaaaatatttttccaattatttattattcatatggGGATTATGTagttgtgtatatatattttaaagaaaattaagttaattttaatacatatttatataaattgtacATTATATTGGAATATCTATTTAGTTATCTactttgattttttaatatattataaatatatagatactttttcttttgaaaGTATAGTTTTTTCGctcttattaattattttatgttttaaggTTAAAATAACACCATTCAAATTATTTGGATTAATTTTTActgtatattataataatatatatgttcgtCAAGCAACAAAACTTCGTGATTATTGctgaaattaaaattttagtaaatgAAGGAGGAATTTAactaaaatgtaaatattatatctaagaataagtatttttttgttaaagtaaaaatataacttttttaaaaattagttttaattataaatttaatgttCTCTGAATAAATTACATTGCataactataaaataatttcttaattCTCTCCATTCTATTACATATGAATGTTAATGTTTTAagtttattttacatttgactatgtataatatatatttttatattgtatatataaatatatgcaaaaaattaGATATTATCATACTATAAATtgattattatcataatttaaagataaaagaaaaaaatatttaatatttttctaaagggtttaataaaatttattgatGAAATCATTTTGTATCTgcagaataataataatatagattcatatatcaaataaaatttatcaatttaatatatatagaatacaTCCTAGTAGAAAATATGTTTACAGAAAGCGTTTAACCTTCCcttagtaataaaataattgtaaaaaataatatcgtaatatttttttttttttctatatttaatattattctatttatcTCTATACTTTGCTAAGTGAATTGTTCCATATAGCATTTATTTCAATGTATAAAgagaattataataatatattcgtATTATTAATGCACATTATATACTAATTTAGATTccaaataattaataataatacaaaccTGTTATTTTAAAGCAATTGTATTTGGAAcgatgaaaatataaataattattttatttacaatcttaaaaaattatgtttacaTATGGAGGTTTCTTCTGTTTAATTTTAAGAATCTTTTTAGGAATCTTTGTTAATGCTTCCCATGCTTGATTATTGTGTATAATTTTCTCACAACTATAggattttattttctataaatgtaaatattttatttaatttatgttaatTTCTACAAAATCCATTGTTTACTATTCCAAAATAATtgcatttaataataaaaataaataattctaaaaaCGGTATTCTCAATTAAaacttatataaacatatttgtGCATATAGTTAATTTCATATGTCCttaaaacaaataagaaataactaaaactatatattaaacGAACAATGAAAGAATAATATCATCTTACACATATAACTGAACGGATATCACCTATACAGCTCTATAAATAGACATAACACGAAAATTTCATGAAGggaattataattttttctcaaTGATAGTTATTGTTTAGGATggttaaaattattgttgtttctatgcataatatttattttttctctatggttttattttattacatatttttattttattttatgattacataatttattttattttatgatttGAAGAAAATTCGTAAAAAACACATTTTTGTAGATTTTAAAGCATACTaagttttaaaaagttaagtatccctttaatatatttacatctTTGATAGTAGATATTACACAATCGTTAgtattaaataatgtataaaattaagcTTCTTATTTAATCAACTATACATTACATATTCGtttgatttaatttttattattacctttataattttcagaATTATCTAATAATTAATGCTAAATACATTAATAcaagtaatatattattatacttcatggaaaaaaaaatttccatgTGTGATTACAAGTAATAATTGAGGTAGTAATATATTGTTAACGATATATCTAAGgtattcaaataaatatgttaagAAACAATggaagtataaaaataatgaataaaaacgACAATTTAACCCAAAAATATCATTACAATTTCATGGAATTAATTTTGTTCCTTTGTATTTTAAtgcttaaaataaaatatttaaaataaacaaacatgaaaaattttatttatatattaaatatcataatttatatattaatataacatatatattcctttCAATCCCATATATGTGTCTTTTTCATGCTATAAAGttaattatgaataattttatttagatAACCTTGATATTCACATGTTTCCAAACAAAACTGGTTATagtgaaaaattttattattataaaatagaaaataattaactaatataatatagaataattaaaattatatgtattccTGATTAATAGAACGTAGTTAGAGTTGTATTTATCTTGTGTAAAacgtatttatttaataatacatgAAAGTATGGCTAGTTTTCGCAAGAATATGGAATTcaatctttatatatttaataaacatataaatatagaaaataatagtaataaaaacataacaaTGTGTTATgcgttaatttttattttataacttaTAATTTAATCAGGACGATAAAatcttgttatttttataagataaattattaaaagtaattttatgtatgaaCTATGCATTTTTGTGTTAACAGACATTGgtttatatatgaagaaaGGGTAGTTGTTATTatcttaataaaatatatagcaaAAGGTTTGTTAttagtttattatattttacttaatatatattatctggTTATAACTTTTACAGAATGTctattaaaatgtaaaatacgGTTAAAAgcatattaaattaataaaaaatgtattaatttttttatttatgtacatataaataagataaagtcaacaaaataataatatatgccgtatgtttttttattttcaaatcgATATATTAAggtgttatattttttattatgataataaaaaattataaataattttactgtTATGCTTATACAAATGTGAACTAAAcataaattgtttttttttattgtatggttgtaatttttatgataaaatgaaaaacaaaatataagaaattacATTTTCCTGTATGAATAATCCTAGTTAATGCATATTTATGTCTTATATACCtaatttactaaaaataattaaataataatagaaacaTGTTCTTAAAAGTTAAATGAAATGAGAACTGCGTATATttcaatgaaaaatatgttttaatgtaatttatttatttgctatttttcatattatatgaactcgaaaatgttaatttttttagaacaAATATGCTtcagaaatgaaaaaatatatatataatgctagaaaatacatttttacacaatataaaatatgctaATATTATAAGCTgacaattaaaatataaatgatttacttatattgctttatatatataattatattaaggaaattttttaatatgaaatatataaaaatgaataattcaaatgttatataattgtagTAGGGGTAagtacttttttattatcaggtttataaaattttatatacctTCGAATTACTGTAATAAGTATTAAAGCATTataagtttaattttttacagttaatcattgtacatattttttaatattattaatatttatcaaatattttgtaaatgttaaattaaaaatgttgtaTTTTATAGTCCTAATGTCATACGTAGGGGACATTTATCAAGATCACAACTTTTAGCAACATAGAGATTCCATATAATACTAACacagaataaaattataattattattatatataatattttaataaatttttttttggatttaattaaagaaattacttggctatttttttttaaatataaagctGTTTTAACTATATCTTGATGTTTAATATTATGATAGCTCTTACTCGACCTATTTTGGAATAAACATGTATTATTCCTTGGTTCTACCTTTTTTAAagatgtatgtatatttttacgtttttgaacattattataatgttttaagttattatattttttttttaatttgtgtTCAAATTGAAGTGAATCATAatgtttttgtaattttgtaTATCTCATTAAATCAACAAATTCCTGATTAGAAATGTCACGCTGCATTAAattagtaaatatttttcgaaATTCATCATCATGTTCCGATAAATTTAGTCTTTCTACAGAGGAATCATCacttttgtataataaatcatttattcctttttttaacatgTTATGTTTTCGTTCTTCTGCTACTATTGTTTCACTACATAGTAATCTTCTAAATACTGCACTGAGTATGTTATTTCGATTGTATTCTTTGTCGCATGATATACGATGTATGgctaaataaaaataaaggggCATATTCTATATTCaaaaagagaatatatattattttaataaaaaacatattttatataaaaaaataaaataacacaaaagaacaaaaacagtatatatataatgagtGTTGTACCTCAGAGAGATATTTGCAAGTCCAtattaaaatgaagaaaataagaGATTTAGTATAAAAGTTAagcatatttgtattttgttgtataatgaatattttaaatgttcaCAAAAATTTTGCAATAATTAAGGTATTAGacgtatataatatttttgataatatttaataaatgtttgttttataatttattttattctttttttattatatcaacATAGAAAAAtctcatatatttttgtttaaataagtataaatgTAGAATATACggaaaaacaataatatatatataattaaaaaaaaaaaattaataagagttttatttaaaatagtcGTTAGGTAATattattgaaataaaattaataatatatgatttattaaattttaagaatataaaattgcttaaaaattatatatcaacTACATACAACTTATTTCTAAAAAGAACAATTATATAGACTATaagtacataaaatatttcattaaggATATAATAGAGGATGAAAATCTAGAAGTAATATTTGCattagtatatatgtaaaaagtaGTTTTAGTACAATTTGTTTAAATCCGTTTCTAGatgatgaaaaataaataattttctagagattatatattaattattctgtaatattattgataaatattattagtggaaaaaaaaagctataGATAAACTTAGCaaactaataatatattacatacgtttatatacatatacagtattaattttaactataattgtatattaattaataaaaactatgtttatgatatataattatataatgcataagtagtttcattttatgtaataaaaaatataagagatttttgatatgtataataatttaaaaatgcacTTTATGTAATCCTTGAAAAGGAAGTGTATTCATATATGAAGTGAACACTCCTAATAATAAAGtgttaaaaaacatattaaaattataaaatatatacttttattgtACTTGGTTTTAAGAAGATTCCAGTAATATAATTAGAATGCAATAaggtaagaaaaaaaaaaaagatatataaaagaacatCTTTTTATGGCATACATTTTTTGGTTAAACATGTTgctcttattatttttgtacattatttattttttttttttgtagttcttgtaattttaaaaaattatttttattttaagtatttttttttcatttgataaatttatttgatttttgttaataattttatattatcaaatTCAATACGAAATcctcataaaaaataatccaTGAAATCaagagaaatattttttaaaactatgTTAACAAAATTTGTTGTGATGAATTatgattaataaaattaaaatgctaagaataataaaaggaaagagttttatattgaatttatatgaaatatataatttatttacaactttatgtatatttgataaatttttttttttgctcactttttattttttttttaatatattatcaataTCATAGTTTGATACCGTAAtttaaacattatatttatttaaacatgatataaaattaataaaaatttctatGATTTAATGAATCTTTTATTACACcataagaattatattatatatttctttatttgtttatttattaaaaatataatatataataataaatttaatatgttcagtatgcatatttttaacatagtataaatagaaatattgCAATCATAAAAAGTAACGcaacgaaaaaaaagagtataattaatttaattatatttagcAAAATACAACTGTTTAAACAATAGATTATtgttttcttgtttttacttaatatatataaattcctAAAGTAAGAACTGTTGTATagcttattaaaatattttacttgaATATCTAAACTTGTAGTTCATATTATTCCGTACTTCACTTTATAATTACctatatattatgatataGAATACAAtcttaaagaataaaatgtcttcaaaataaaataaaaaatatttgcattgaagataaatataattttattttatgtacatacttTTAGTTATACAGATAAATATAGAGTCGTATAGTACTATAAAATAAGCTTGTTTTACATTGAATTACGCTGAATatgaaacatataatatttatgtatgttatGCTAATGTAAAATAGGtgatattattgttataattaattaatgttGTTTAATCATATTGGACTACATATTTTGgttctatatataatatacttaatatCAAATCGTGTAACTCTAGAATTGATATACCAAAAAATGcgatttaatattttatcacaTAACTGACTAATTAGTTAACgaactataaaaattattatatttgtattctacattaatatataacttgtttttattattacaacttATTAGacaatataaagaaaataatatttttcacaGTACCTAGTGATAgtattatacaaatttatttatttaattgttatacatttattatatggaTGAAAATACTATAATAAATATCGTACTTCCTAAGTATGTTAATCTTGAgtaataacattaatattattaattaatattaacatatttttaaagaatatatcttttttcttagtgacataaaatatttcaacagaagaattattatttaatttcagggtgttttttttacttcgctaaaatatttagcaccaatctttatatatggactttttatagttatattaGAAGTGTACTCAGCTGTATCCTATTgttttacaatattattattataaaaaatttattctgtaattttttttttggatatttttttaaaacgcaattatattaacatatacaGTTATGTATTTTATGTCCCGTttgattattataattgaacaataataagttaaaattattttcgaTACGACGTACTATATTGTATGTCGTTGCACACATATGTCTGATAATTCTCAGAATATTGAATAGTTAATTGatcattttgttcatatagttattttaaaaattttatatgcttttttattGAAGCAACTTGATTTTTCAAATggagtaaaattatataaaaaaaaatacatatttgtaaatgTGATATTAATACATGAATAATTTCTTGTAGTAAAAGATTAAATGGGTTGTAGAAGagaattttcatatatatttgtaataaattatagtgttaaaaaaagaaaaaatatgaaatatgataaatatatgttaccgtaattttagaaaaactTTAGATTAATTAGTGTTACTCATCGTACGTATGTACTTATTCTCGTGTGTAAACTTCTCGTGTGAATGTTTTTACAGGATATAGGATTCATTTATATTGAAGAGGTTCATTCCCATAATTGACAAATTTTGAGAATAGTCCAACCATAGGACTTagtcatatatttattactagtaccataattatatttgaaatcttgcaattttttaaaaaaaattattgaacatatgtataatacatccatttataaattattatataattagtcTTGTTGTTTAGCATGTATTTATAGAGTGTATGTATTGATTTaagtatttatgttttttagaaacattaaacaaataatttatattaaaaatataaaaaagaggaaaactgtaagaaattttttatcttcaaaacaaaaaaaactttagatatacataaataaattatagttTTAACTATGTAAACGTTATATTACATTCTATACAAATTGaacatttaaatgaaaaatgtatatttttgtaagTTTTTAACTGTATAGTTAGGGTAAATaagataatta
This is a stretch of genomic DNA from Plasmodium malariae genome assembly, contig: PmUG01_00_9, whole genome shotgun sequence. It encodes these proteins:
- the PmUG01_00026000 gene encoding Plasmodium exported protein, unknown function; this translates as MLNFYTKSLIFFILIWTCKYLSENMPLYFYLAIHRISCDKEYNRNNILSAVFRRLLCSETIVAEERKHNMLKKGINDLLYKSDDSSVERLNLSEHDDEFRKIFTNLMQRDISNQEFVDLMRYTKLQKHYDSLQFEHKLKKKYNNLKHYNNVQKRKNIHTSLKKVEPRNNTCLFQNRSSKSYHNIKHQDIVKTALYLKKNSQVISLIKSKKKFIKILYIIIIIILFCVSIIWNLYVAKSCDLDKCPLRMTLGL
- the PmUG01_00025800 gene encoding Plasmodium exported protein, unknown function, which encodes MERKIKINFLFIIFIFIILIWICYFDNDTSIDNEYLYKKYFSDIKIVTRSYRLLGKHKQEKCSDIVYIKGDTPTIKEYQKLNTYNSIKVNKGINKKQNECSLYNAGGYENGRRSKNFVHYGRNSKLGKRKFDKIYYRNTLRNSTIADFKFLRDVTKEKAVLICILLSFHAISGILLCFLNPHKTLGNISVFWYNRAFVGYYIFTFIVILSFIYLFRIIAKYIKIINKKREIHNTAYPSISKIFHNSYNI
- the PmUG01_00025900 gene encoding PIR protein translates to MASAVTVENDNSVELFLRYKKDFDKTIQDFNDKSSKLNSGRTCATILTHDHNFTEPCQEIGVYLMKIQQDYFSERIRRCKYLNYWINNKEKYNKLSSWFNGYNEFSSKLDHICEQYIKQIDKTTLTKLNELYDLYEKFNNFIKNEATQSVNCHSAQGCYDLYIRYYIECEESNSNEFCEELNNFREAYNKQMINITACPNVPRILEPKKNYVFFASLITLTVLIATFTLFLLYKFTPIKSWLYSRLQRKKIVQFIEVEEKKRESLVNTCEEVSRNYEESFHNVGYQPQGVV